From a single Serratia surfactantfaciens genomic region:
- a CDS encoding sugar kinase: protein MTIRNLAVIGECMIELSQQGAQLTRGFGGDTLNTAVYLARQMPEKALRVHYVTALGTDSFSREMLKAWRQEKVETGLVQQLENKLPGLYMIETDAAGERTFYYWRNDAAARYWLAGPQADELCARLAQFDYLYLSGISLAILAPADRTKLLALLRRCRANGGKVIFDNNYRPRLWPSREETQQAYREVLACTDIAFLTLDDEELLWGGQPIERVVARTQALGVGEIVIKRGADACLVFSAEGERLEVPAIALPPERVVDTTAAGDSFSAGYLALRLNGGSAQQAAQRGHLLAAAVIQHRGAIIPAATMPA, encoded by the coding sequence ATGACTATCCGAAATCTCGCCGTGATCGGCGAATGCATGATCGAGCTGTCGCAACAGGGCGCGCAGCTGACGCGCGGCTTTGGCGGCGATACCCTCAACACCGCCGTCTACCTCGCCCGCCAAATGCCGGAAAAGGCATTGCGGGTGCATTACGTCACCGCACTCGGCACCGACAGTTTCAGCCGCGAGATGCTGAAGGCCTGGCGGCAAGAGAAGGTCGAGACCGGGCTGGTTCAGCAGTTGGAAAACAAACTGCCGGGCCTGTATATGATCGAAACCGACGCCGCCGGCGAACGCACCTTTTACTACTGGCGCAACGACGCCGCCGCCCGGTATTGGCTTGCGGGACCGCAGGCCGACGAGCTGTGCGCCCGGCTGGCGCAGTTCGATTACCTGTACCTCAGCGGCATTAGCCTGGCGATCCTCGCTCCCGCCGATCGTACCAAGCTGCTGGCGCTGCTGCGCCGCTGCCGCGCCAACGGCGGCAAGGTTATCTTTGACAACAACTACCGTCCGCGCCTGTGGCCAAGCCGTGAGGAAACGCAGCAGGCCTATCGCGAGGTGCTGGCCTGTACCGACATCGCTTTTCTGACGCTGGATGATGAAGAGTTGCTGTGGGGAGGGCAGCCGATCGAACGGGTGGTCGCACGCACGCAGGCGCTCGGCGTCGGCGAGATCGTGATCAAACGCGGTGCAGACGCGTGCCTGGTGTTCAGTGCAGAGGGGGAGCGGCTTGAGGTGCCGGCGATCGCGCTGCCGCCGGAGCGCGTAGTGGATACCACTGCGGCGGGCGACTCTTTCAGCGCCGGTTACCTGGCGCTACGCCTGAACGGCGGCAGCGCCCAACAGGCGGCGCAGCGCGGCCATCTGCTCGCCGCTGCGGTGATCCAACACCGTGGCGCCATCATTCCCGCAGCGACCATGCCAGCATGA
- a CDS encoding LuxR family transcriptional regulator, giving the protein MAVAFANAVAARLHLDGQLHAFSRFKYAYLTFNKHHPDRHLLVSSYPQEWLNIYSANRYQHIDPVVRAAHGRCAPFMWHDTPLTTEDRHYRKIFNQAREYDIVHGCSFVLHDHDNNLAILSISATAADDAELRQLMADERANLQMVLVDTHQHALALASAETSRTDRLSPREGEILYWASQGKTYHEIALILGIKTGTVKFHIGNVVRKLGVTNAKHAIRRGLEQQLIAPPEA; this is encoded by the coding sequence ATGGCCGTCGCATTCGCCAACGCCGTCGCCGCAAGACTGCATCTTGACGGCCAACTGCACGCCTTCAGCAGATTCAAATACGCTTATTTGACCTTCAACAAACACCATCCCGATCGCCATCTGCTGGTTTCGAGCTACCCGCAAGAATGGCTGAATATCTACAGCGCCAATCGCTATCAGCACATCGATCCCGTCGTCCGCGCCGCCCATGGCCGCTGCGCGCCCTTCATGTGGCATGACACCCCTCTCACCACCGAGGATCGGCATTACCGGAAGATCTTCAATCAGGCGCGGGAATACGACATCGTGCACGGTTGCAGCTTTGTTTTGCACGATCACGACAACAATCTGGCGATCTTGTCGATCAGCGCGACGGCGGCCGATGACGCCGAACTGCGACAGTTGATGGCAGACGAGCGGGCCAACCTGCAGATGGTCTTGGTCGATACCCACCAGCATGCGCTGGCGTTGGCCAGTGCCGAAACAAGCCGGACGGATCGGCTCTCGCCGCGCGAAGGAGAAATTCTCTATTGGGCCAGCCAGGGCAAAACCTACCATGAGATCGCGTTGATCCTGGGGATCAAAACCGGCACGGTGAAATTTCACATCGGCAATGTGGTGCGTAAGCTGGGGGTGACGAACGCCAAACACGCGATCCGGCGCGGTCTCGAGCAGCAGCTGATCGCGCCGCCGGAGGCATAA
- the ilvC gene encoding ketol-acid reductoisomerase, which translates to MANYFNTLNLRQQLAQLGKCRFMARDEFADEAGYLKGKKVVIVGCGAQGLNQGLNMRDSGLDVAYALRKEAIDEKRASWRKATENGFKVGTYEDLIPQADLVVNLTPDKQHTSVVRAVQPLMKDGAALGYSHGFNIVEVGEQVRKDITVVMVAPKCPGTEVREEYKRGFGVPTLIAVHPENDPKGEGMAIAKAWAAATGGHRAGVLESSFVAEVKSDLMGEQTILCGMLQAGSLLCFDKLVAEGTDPAYAEKLIQFGWETITEALKQGGITLMMDRLSNPAKLRAYALSEQLKTIMAPLFQKHMDDIISGAFSSGMMADWAEDDVKLLTWREETGKTAFENAPQFEGKISEQEYFDHGVLMVAMVKAGVELAFETMVDAGIIEESAYYESLHELPLIANTIARKRLYEMNVVISDTAEYGNYLFANAAVPLLKDFMTTLQAGDLGKAAAGTAVDNAQLRDVNEAVRSHPIETVGRKLRGYMTDMKRIAVAG; encoded by the coding sequence ATGGCTAACTATTTCAACACATTGAACCTGCGTCAGCAGTTGGCGCAATTGGGTAAATGCCGCTTTATGGCGCGCGACGAATTTGCTGACGAAGCCGGCTACCTGAAAGGTAAAAAAGTGGTGATTGTCGGCTGTGGCGCCCAGGGCCTGAACCAGGGGCTGAACATGCGCGACTCCGGCCTGGATGTCGCCTATGCCCTGCGCAAAGAAGCGATCGACGAGAAACGCGCTTCATGGCGCAAGGCGACCGAAAACGGCTTTAAGGTCGGCACCTACGAAGACCTGATCCCGCAGGCGGATCTGGTGGTCAACCTGACGCCGGACAAGCAGCACACTTCCGTGGTGCGCGCGGTGCAGCCGCTGATGAAAGACGGCGCGGCGCTGGGTTACTCCCATGGTTTCAACATCGTTGAAGTGGGTGAGCAGGTGCGCAAAGACATCACCGTAGTGATGGTCGCGCCGAAATGCCCGGGCACCGAAGTGCGTGAAGAGTACAAACGCGGTTTCGGCGTGCCGACCCTGATTGCGGTTCACCCGGAAAACGATCCGAAAGGTGAAGGCATGGCGATCGCCAAGGCCTGGGCGGCGGCGACCGGCGGCCACCGCGCCGGCGTGCTGGAGTCTTCCTTCGTTGCCGAAGTGAAATCCGACCTGATGGGTGAACAAACCATTCTGTGCGGCATGCTGCAGGCGGGTTCGCTGCTGTGCTTCGACAAGCTGGTGGCGGAAGGTACCGATCCGGCTTACGCCGAGAAACTGATTCAGTTCGGCTGGGAAACCATCACCGAAGCGCTGAAGCAGGGCGGCATCACGCTGATGATGGATCGCCTGTCCAACCCGGCCAAGTTGCGCGCTTATGCGCTGTCCGAACAGCTGAAAACCATCATGGCGCCGCTGTTCCAGAAGCACATGGACGACATCATTTCCGGCGCGTTCTCCAGCGGCATGATGGCCGACTGGGCGGAAGACGACGTGAAACTGCTGACCTGGCGCGAAGAGACCGGTAAAACCGCGTTCGAGAATGCGCCGCAGTTTGAAGGCAAGATCAGCGAGCAAGAGTACTTCGATCACGGCGTGCTGATGGTGGCGATGGTGAAAGCGGGCGTTGAGCTGGCATTTGAAACCATGGTCGATGCGGGCATCATCGAAGAGTCGGCTTACTACGAGTCGCTGCATGAGCTGCCGTTGATCGCCAACACCATTGCACGTAAACGTCTGTATGAAATGAACGTGGTCATCTCCGATACCGCGGAGTACGGCAACTACCTGTTCGCCAACGCGGCGGTGCCGCTGCTGAAGGACTTTATGACCACCCTGCAGGCGGGTGATTTGGGTAAAGCCGCGGCGGGCACGGCGGTAGACAATGCGCAGCTGCGTGACGTGAACGAAGCGGTGCGCAGCCACCCAATCGAAACCGTCGGCCGCAAACTGCGCGGTTACATGACCGACATGAAACGCATCGCCGTTGCGGGCTGA
- the ilvY gene encoding HTH-type transcriptional activator IlvY — translation MDLRDLKLFLHLAESHHFGRTAKAMHVSPSTLSRQIQRLEEILGQPLFLRDNRTVQLTDAGEQLKEFAQQTLLQYQQLKHSLGQHGPSLSGELRLFCSVTAAYSHLPPILDRFRAQHPLVEIKLTTGDAADAVDKVQSNEADLGIAGRPETLPASVAFTKIGEIPLVLIAPALPCAVRSQAFADKPDWAEIPFILPEHGPSRKRIELWFRRHRISNPLIYATVGGHEAIVSMVALGCGIALIPSVVVDNSPEPVRNRISQLDNISMVEPFELGVCVQKKRLSDPLIDAFWRLLHPR, via the coding sequence ATGGATTTACGTGATTTAAAGCTGTTCCTGCATCTGGCCGAAAGCCATCACTTCGGGCGCACCGCCAAGGCGATGCACGTCAGCCCGTCGACGCTCTCCCGCCAGATCCAGCGGCTGGAAGAGATCCTCGGGCAGCCGCTGTTCCTGCGCGACAACCGCACCGTGCAGCTCACCGACGCCGGCGAACAGCTAAAAGAATTCGCCCAGCAAACGCTGCTGCAATATCAGCAGCTGAAGCACTCGCTCGGCCAGCACGGCCCGTCGCTGAGTGGCGAACTGCGGCTATTCTGCTCGGTGACCGCAGCGTACAGCCACCTGCCGCCGATCCTCGACCGCTTCCGCGCGCAGCACCCGCTGGTGGAGATCAAGCTGACCACCGGCGACGCCGCCGACGCGGTCGACAAGGTGCAGTCCAACGAGGCCGATCTCGGCATCGCCGGCCGGCCGGAAACGCTGCCCGCCAGCGTGGCGTTCACCAAAATCGGCGAAATTCCACTGGTGCTGATCGCGCCGGCGCTGCCCTGCGCGGTGCGCAGCCAGGCGTTCGCCGACAAGCCAGACTGGGCCGAGATCCCTTTCATCCTGCCGGAACACGGCCCTTCGCGAAAACGCATCGAGCTGTGGTTCCGCCGCCACCGCATCAGCAATCCGCTGATTTACGCCACCGTCGGCGGCCACGAAGCGATCGTGTCGATGGTGGCCCTGGGCTGCGGCATCGCGCTGATCCCGAGCGTGGTGGTGGACAACAGCCCGGAGCCGGTGCGCAACCGCATCTCGCAGTTGGATAACATCTCGATGGTCGAACCCTTCGAGCTGGGGGTTTGCGTCCAGAAAAAACGCCTGAGCGATCCGCTGATCGACGCCTTTTGGCGTCTGCTGCATCCCCGCTGA
- a CDS encoding DUF2461 domain-containing protein, with product MTQPFSGFSQQGLNFLQQVRIENDKAWFDGNRDIYDRELLAPFRALVEQLAPGMLAIDPQFETRPAIGKTLSRIHRDTRFSHDKSRYRSRMWLTFKRPSKDWKDAPVYFFELGPDMLRYGLGYYSANKPTMDLFRHTLRQRPQPFLEVAACCRPPFELVGESYKRPLVKEQAAEIATWYNRKSFAVMVTDSEVEKLFSADLVPLLAGAFLQLEPLYHWLMQVETMKQIDPADL from the coding sequence ATGACGCAACCTTTCTCCGGCTTCAGCCAGCAGGGCTTGAATTTCCTGCAGCAGGTGCGGATCGAAAACGATAAGGCGTGGTTCGACGGTAACCGCGACATCTACGATCGCGAGCTGCTGGCGCCGTTCCGCGCGCTGGTGGAGCAGTTGGCTCCCGGCATGTTGGCGATCGATCCGCAGTTCGAGACTCGCCCGGCGATCGGCAAAACGCTGTCGCGCATTCATCGCGATACGCGCTTTTCTCACGACAAGTCGCGCTACCGCAGCCGCATGTGGCTGACGTTCAAGCGCCCGAGCAAAGACTGGAAAGACGCGCCGGTGTACTTTTTCGAACTGGGGCCGGACATGCTGCGCTATGGGCTCGGCTACTACAGCGCCAACAAGCCGACCATGGATCTGTTCCGCCATACGCTGAGGCAGCGGCCGCAGCCTTTCCTTGAGGTAGCCGCCTGCTGCCGGCCGCCGTTCGAGCTGGTGGGAGAGAGCTACAAGCGCCCGCTGGTGAAGGAGCAGGCGGCAGAGATCGCCACCTGGTACAACCGCAAATCGTTCGCGGTGATGGTGACCGACAGCGAAGTGGAAAAGCTGTTCAGCGCCGATCTGGTGCCGCTGCTGGCCGGGGCATTTTTGCAGCTTGAGCCGCTCTACCACTGGCTGATGCAGGTAGAGACGATGAAGCAGATCGATCCGGCGGATCTGTAA
- the ilvA gene encoding threonine ammonia-lyase, biosynthetic, with protein sequence MAVSQPLPSAPCGAEYLRAVLRSPVYEVAQVTPLQAMSKISSRLGNTILVKREDRQPVHSFKLRGAYAMIAGLDEEQKARGVVTASAGNHAQGVAFSGKRLGIKTLIVMPVSTADIKVDAVRGFGGEVLLHGANFDEAKAKAIELSQQQGMTFVPPFDHPTVIAGQGTLAMELLQQDAHLDRVFVPVGGGGLAAGVAVLIKQLMPQIKVIGVEAEDSACLRAALDAGHPVDLARVGLFAEGVAVKRIGEETFRLCREYLDDVITVDSDAICAAVKDLFEDVRAIAEPSGALALAGLKKYVQQHNIQGERLAHVLSGANLNFHGLRYVSERCELGEQREALLAVTIPEQQGSFLKFCQLLGGRSVTEFNYRYADADNACIFVGVRLTRGHAERREIIDELNAGGYQVVDLSDDEMAKLHVRYMVGGRPSKPLRERLYSFEFPESPGALLKFLQTLGAHWNISLFHYRSHGTDFGRVLAAFELAQSEPEFERHLQALGYDCHDETDNPAFRFFLQG encoded by the coding sequence ATGGCGGTCTCTCAACCCCTACCCAGCGCCCCGTGCGGCGCGGAATATCTGCGAGCGGTGCTGCGCTCGCCGGTCTACGAGGTGGCGCAGGTCACCCCGTTGCAGGCCATGAGCAAAATCTCTTCGCGCCTCGGCAACACCATTTTGGTGAAGCGCGAAGATCGCCAACCGGTGCACAGCTTCAAGCTGCGCGGGGCCTATGCGATGATCGCCGGGCTGGACGAAGAGCAGAAGGCGCGCGGCGTCGTGACGGCTTCGGCCGGCAACCACGCGCAGGGCGTTGCCTTCTCCGGTAAACGGCTGGGGATCAAAACGCTGATCGTAATGCCAGTGTCCACCGCAGATATCAAGGTGGATGCGGTGCGCGGCTTCGGCGGCGAAGTGCTGCTGCACGGCGCCAATTTCGATGAGGCTAAAGCGAAGGCGATCGAGCTTTCCCAACAACAGGGCATGACCTTCGTGCCGCCGTTCGATCACCCGACGGTGATCGCCGGGCAGGGCACGCTGGCGATGGAGCTGCTGCAGCAAGACGCGCATCTGGATCGGGTCTTCGTGCCGGTCGGCGGCGGCGGCCTGGCCGCCGGGGTGGCGGTGCTGATCAAGCAACTGATGCCGCAGATCAAGGTGATTGGCGTCGAGGCGGAAGACTCCGCCTGCCTGCGCGCGGCGTTGGATGCCGGCCATCCGGTGGATCTGGCGCGCGTCGGGCTGTTCGCCGAAGGCGTGGCGGTGAAGCGCATCGGCGAAGAAACCTTCCGCCTGTGCCGTGAATATCTGGACGACGTGATCACCGTGGACAGCGACGCCATCTGCGCGGCGGTCAAAGATCTGTTCGAGGACGTGCGTGCGATTGCCGAACCTTCCGGCGCGCTGGCGCTGGCGGGGCTGAAAAAGTACGTCCAGCAGCACAACATTCAGGGCGAGCGTCTGGCGCATGTGCTGTCCGGCGCCAACCTCAACTTCCACGGCCTGCGTTACGTTTCCGAACGTTGCGAACTGGGCGAACAACGCGAAGCGCTGCTGGCGGTGACCATTCCGGAACAGCAGGGCAGCTTCCTCAAGTTTTGCCAGCTGCTGGGTGGCCGCTCGGTGACCGAGTTCAACTACCGTTACGCCGATGCCGACAACGCCTGCATCTTTGTCGGCGTGCGTCTGACGCGCGGCCACGCCGAGCGGCGGGAGATCATCGACGAGCTCAACGCCGGCGGTTATCAGGTGGTGGATCTGTCGGACGACGAGATGGCCAAGCTGCACGTGCGCTACATGGTGGGCGGGCGTCCGTCGAAGCCGCTGCGCGAGCGGCTGTACAGCTTTGAGTTTCCGGAGTCGCCGGGCGCGCTGCTGAAGTTCCTGCAGACGCTGGGCGCGCACTGGAACATTTCGCTGTTCCATTACCGCAGCCACGGCACCGACTTCGGCCGGGTGTTGGCGGCCTTCGAACTGGCGCAATCCGAGCCGGAATTCGAGCGGCACCTGCAGGCGCTGGGCTACGATTGCCACGACGAAACCGACAACCCGGCGTTCCGCTTCTTTTTGCAGGGGTGA
- the ilvD gene encoding dihydroxy-acid dehydratase, which translates to MPKYRSATTTHGRNMAGARALWRATGMTDADFGKPIIAVVNSFTQFVPGHVHLRDLGKLVAEQIEASGGVAKEFNTIAVDDGIAMGHGGMLYSLPSRELIADSVEYMVNAHCADAMVCISNCDKITPGMLMAALRLNIPVIFVSGGPMEAGKTKLSNQIIKLDLVDAMIQGANPNVSDADSEQIERSACPTCGSCSGMFTANSMNCLTEALGLSQPGNGSLLATHADRKELFLNAGKRIVELTKRYYEQDDASALPRNIANKAAFENAMTLDIAMGGSTNTVLHLLASAQEGEVDFTMEDIDRLSRKVPHLCKVAPSTQKYHMEDVHRAGGVIGILGELDRAGLLNREVNNVLGLTLPQTLEAYDVMLTRDESVKKMYSAGPAGIRTTQAFSQDCRWDSLDTDRKEGCIRTREHAYSQDGGLAVLYGNLAENGCIVKTAGVDKEILTFRGPAKVYESQDDAVEAILGGKVVAGDVVVIRYEGPKGGPGMQEMLYPTTYLKSMGLGKACALITDGRFSGGTSGLSIGHASPEAANGGLIALVQDGDMIAIDIPHRGIQLDVSEQELAARREAELARGDAAWTPKNRERQVSFALRAYASLATSADKGAVRDKSKLGG; encoded by the coding sequence ATGCCTAAGTACCGTTCCGCCACCACCACCCACGGCCGCAATATGGCGGGTGCCCGCGCCTTGTGGCGCGCGACCGGGATGACCGACGCCGATTTCGGCAAGCCGATCATCGCCGTGGTCAACTCCTTCACCCAGTTCGTCCCGGGCCACGTGCATCTGCGCGATCTGGGCAAGCTGGTTGCTGAACAGATCGAAGCCTCCGGCGGCGTGGCCAAAGAGTTCAACACCATCGCGGTGGATGACGGCATCGCCATGGGCCACGGCGGCATGCTCTATTCCCTGCCGTCGCGCGAGCTGATCGCCGATTCGGTTGAATACATGGTGAACGCCCACTGCGCCGACGCGATGGTGTGCATCTCCAACTGCGACAAAATCACCCCGGGCATGCTGATGGCGGCGTTGCGCCTGAACATTCCGGTGATCTTCGTCTCTGGCGGCCCGATGGAGGCCGGCAAGACCAAACTCTCCAACCAGATCATCAAACTGGATCTGGTGGACGCCATGATCCAGGGGGCCAACCCGAACGTCAGCGACGCCGACAGCGAGCAGATAGAACGTTCCGCCTGCCCGACCTGTGGTTCCTGCTCCGGCATGTTCACCGCCAACTCGATGAACTGCCTGACCGAAGCACTGGGCCTGTCGCAGCCGGGCAACGGCTCGCTGCTGGCCACCCATGCCGATCGCAAGGAATTGTTCCTCAACGCCGGCAAACGCATCGTCGAGCTGACCAAACGTTATTACGAGCAGGACGACGCCAGCGCGTTGCCGCGCAATATCGCCAACAAGGCGGCGTTTGAAAACGCCATGACGCTGGATATCGCCATGGGCGGTTCGACCAACACCGTGCTGCACCTGCTGGCTTCGGCGCAAGAAGGCGAGGTGGACTTCACCATGGAGGACATCGATCGCCTGTCGCGCAAAGTGCCGCACCTGTGCAAGGTGGCGCCGAGCACGCAGAAATACCACATGGAAGACGTGCACCGCGCCGGTGGGGTGATCGGCATCCTCGGCGAGCTGGATCGCGCCGGTTTGCTGAACCGTGAGGTGAACAACGTGTTGGGGCTGACCCTGCCGCAGACGCTGGAAGCCTACGACGTGATGCTGACCCGCGACGAAAGCGTCAAGAAAATGTACTCCGCCGGGCCGGCCGGCATCCGCACCACGCAGGCATTCTCTCAGGACTGCCGCTGGGATTCGCTGGACACCGACCGCAAGGAAGGCTGCATCCGCACCCGTGAACACGCCTACAGTCAGGACGGTGGGTTGGCGGTGCTGTACGGCAACCTGGCGGAAAACGGCTGTATCGTCAAAACCGCCGGTGTAGACAAAGAAATCCTCACCTTCCGCGGCCCGGCCAAGGTGTACGAAAGCCAGGATGATGCGGTAGAAGCGATCCTCGGCGGTAAAGTGGTGGCGGGCGACGTGGTGGTGATCCGCTACGAAGGGCCGAAAGGCGGGCCGGGCATGCAGGAAATGCTGTACCCAACCACCTACCTGAAATCGATGGGGCTGGGCAAGGCGTGCGCGCTGATCACCGACGGGCGTTTCTCCGGCGGCACCTCCGGGCTGTCCATCGGCCACGCCTCGCCGGAAGCAGCTAACGGCGGCCTGATCGCCCTGGTGCAGGACGGCGACATGATCGCGATCGACATTCCTCATCGCGGTATCCAGCTGGATGTCAGCGAGCAGGAGCTGGCGGCGCGGCGTGAGGCGGAACTGGCGCGCGGCGACGCGGCCTGGACGCCAAAAAACCGTGAGCGTCAGGTGTCCTTCGCGCTGCGCGCCTACGCCTCGTTGGCCACCAGCGCCGACAAAGGCGCTGTGCGCGACAAGAGCAAACTGGGGGGATAA
- a CDS encoding branched-chain amino acid transaminase, producing MTKKADYIWFNGEMVPWAEAKVHVMSHALHYGTSVFEGVRCYDSHLGPVVFRHREHMQRLHDSAKIYRMPVSQSVDELMEACRATLRKNNLVSAYIRPLVFVGDVGMGVNPPAGYKTDVIIAAFPWGAYLGEEALEQGIDAMVSSWHRAAPNTIPTAAKAGGNYLSSLLVGSEARRHGYQEGIALDVHGYISEGAGENLFQVKDGVIYTPPFTSSALPGITRDAIIKLAKDMGFEVREQVLSRESLYLADEVFMSGTAAEITPVRSVDGIQVGIGKRGPVTKQIQEAFFGLFTGKTEDKYGWLDPVNP from the coding sequence ATGACAAAGAAAGCCGATTACATTTGGTTCAATGGTGAGATGGTTCCTTGGGCCGAGGCCAAAGTGCACGTGATGTCGCACGCGCTGCATTACGGTACGTCGGTATTTGAAGGCGTGCGCTGCTACGACTCGCACTTGGGGCCGGTGGTGTTTCGCCATCGCGAGCACATGCAGCGTCTGCACGACTCGGCGAAAATCTACCGCATGCCGGTTTCGCAAAGCGTCGACGAGCTGATGGAAGCCTGCCGCGCCACGCTGCGCAAGAACAACCTGGTCAGCGCGTACATTCGCCCGCTGGTGTTCGTCGGCGATGTCGGCATGGGCGTCAACCCGCCGGCCGGTTATAAAACGGACGTGATTATCGCGGCGTTTCCTTGGGGCGCGTACCTGGGTGAAGAGGCGCTGGAGCAAGGTATCGATGCGATGGTCTCCTCTTGGCACCGCGCGGCGCCGAACACCATCCCGACCGCGGCCAAAGCCGGCGGCAACTATCTCTCCTCCCTGCTGGTGGGCAGCGAAGCGCGCCGCCACGGCTATCAGGAAGGCATCGCGCTCGACGTGCACGGTTACATTTCCGAAGGGGCGGGCGAGAACCTGTTCCAGGTGAAAGACGGCGTGATCTACACCCCGCCGTTCACCTCGTCGGCGCTGCCGGGCATCACCCGCGATGCGATCATCAAGCTGGCGAAAGACATGGGCTTCGAAGTGCGCGAGCAGGTGCTGTCGCGCGAATCGCTGTATCTGGCCGATGAAGTGTTCATGTCCGGCACCGCGGCGGAGATCACGCCGGTGCGCAGCGTGGACGGCATTCAGGTCGGTATCGGTAAACGTGGCCCGGTGACCAAACAGATTCAGGAGGCGTTCTTCGGCCTGTTCACCGGCAAGACGGAAGACAAGTACGGCTGGCTGGATCCGGTAAACCCTTAA
- the ilvM gene encoding acetolactate synthase 2 small subunit, which produces MMQHQLSIQARFRPEMLERVLRIVRHRGFQVCAMNMVSPANADSINIELTVASPRPVALLSSQLSKLMDVSCVEIQQPTSQQIRA; this is translated from the coding sequence ATGATGCAGCATCAACTCTCGATCCAGGCGCGTTTTCGCCCCGAAATGTTAGAGCGCGTATTGCGGATCGTGCGTCATCGCGGCTTTCAGGTTTGTGCTATGAATATGGTTTCCCCGGCCAACGCCGACAGCATCAATATCGAATTGACTGTTGCCAGCCCGCGTCCGGTCGCCTTGTTGTCATCTCAATTAAGCAAGCTGATGGACGTCTCCTGCGTCGAGATCCAGCAGCCAACATCACAACAAATACGCGCCTGA